The Acidobacteriota bacterium genome has a segment encoding these proteins:
- the rpsF gene encoding 30S ribosomal protein S6 encodes MRTYELMLLLSPSAEEAQVDEKLSLCESLVKEAGGEFKDVTRWGRRPLAYPIRHENEAYYAIVRFKSSGSTNTELKRRLRLDPDVSRFLLIRLDQEMRYAEKHADMREASRPDGAETAAGAEPAAGTEPAAGTEATAGAPENSTTESQEQEKETS; translated from the coding sequence ATGCGAACATACGAACTAATGCTTCTGCTTTCTCCCTCGGCGGAGGAGGCGCAGGTCGACGAGAAGCTCTCGCTCTGCGAGTCTCTCGTCAAAGAGGCCGGAGGAGAGTTCAAGGATGTCACCCGTTGGGGGCGGCGCCCGCTCGCCTATCCCATCCGTCACGAGAATGAGGCGTATTACGCGATTGTCCGCTTCAAGTCGTCGGGCTCCACGAACACCGAGCTGAAGCGGCGCCTGCGCCTGGATCCGGACGTTTCCCGCTTCCTACTCATCCGTCTTGACCAAGAGATGCGCTATGCCGAAAAGCATGCGGACATGCGCGAGGCGAGCCGTCCCGACGGAGCGGAAACGGCCGCCGGAGCGGAGCCTGCCGCCGGAACGGAGCCTGCCGCCGGAACGGAAGCAACCGCCGGAGCCCCGGAGAATTCGACGACGGAATCCCAGGAACAGGAAAAGGAAACTTCGTAA
- a CDS encoding 30S ribosomal protein S18, with amino-acid sequence MVERFLRRKTCWFCSQGRNYIDYKDVELLQRYVPLRGKITPSRITGTCARHQRRLNAAIKRARMVALLPFVTD; translated from the coding sequence ATGGTCGAGCGTTTCTTGCGACGAAAAACGTGCTGGTTCTGCAGCCAGGGCCGGAACTACATTGACTACAAGGACGTGGAGCTTCTGCAGCGCTACGTTCCCCTGCGCGGCAAGATCACCCCGAGCCGCATCACGGGCACCTGCGCCCGGCACCAGCGCCGCCTGAACGCCGCCATCAAGCGCGCCCGCATGGTGGCGCTCCTTCCTTTCGTGACGGACTAA
- a CDS encoding 50S ribosomal protein L9, with protein MKLILRDHVEGLGGRGTVVEVKEGYARNYLLPKGLALPASEASMRRIEAERKRIVVAEASAHEEAAQLAERMRDVSLTLAKKVGENQELFGSVTVAEIAEKLSEAGFEIDRKLIRLNEPIRKLGIYDVTLELHHEVQPVVKVWVVKEE; from the coding sequence ATGAAGCTCATTCTGCGCGATCACGTGGAGGGACTCGGAGGCCGCGGGACGGTCGTGGAGGTCAAGGAGGGCTACGCCCGCAACTATTTGCTTCCCAAGGGGCTCGCGCTTCCGGCGAGCGAGGCCAGCATGCGTCGCATCGAGGCTGAACGCAAGCGCATCGTCGTGGCGGAAGCGAGCGCGCATGAGGAAGCCGCGCAGCTCGCCGAGCGCATGCGCGACGTCTCGCTGACGCTCGCCAAAAAGGTGGGCGAAAACCAGGAGCTGTTCGGTTCCGTCACCGTCGCCGAGATTGCGGAAAAACTGAGCGAGGCGGGCTTTGAAATCGACCGAAAGCTCATTCGCCTGAACGAGCCCATCCGAAAGCTGGGCATCTACGACGTGACTCTCGAGCTGCACCACGAGGTGCAGCCCGTCGTCAAGGTCTGGGTCGTCAAGGAAGAATGA
- a CDS encoding VanZ family protein, which yields MSARRWILLWSPVGIYVACIFYLSSLPNPFEITGVPPAPAWALHIVEYAGLSFLWIRAVTSGLARPPRFVEAAIVVAAAGAIGAADEVWQSFHPGRWATAWDALADTVGAFVGVAAFAGLVRALRGRRAAHSPIRS from the coding sequence ATGAGCGCACGGCGGTGGATTCTCCTCTGGTCGCCGGTCGGAATTTACGTCGCTTGCATCTTCTATCTTTCCTCGCTCCCGAATCCGTTTGAAATCACGGGCGTCCCGCCCGCGCCCGCCTGGGCCCTTCACATCGTGGAATACGCCGGCCTGTCTTTTCTCTGGATCCGCGCCGTAACGAGCGGCCTCGCGCGGCCTCCGCGCTTCGTCGAGGCGGCCATCGTTGTGGCGGCCGCCGGGGCCATAGGCGCGGCCGACGAGGTGTGGCAGTCGTTCCACCCGGGACGCTGGGCCACGGCGTGGGATGCGCTCGCCGACACGGTCGGCGCCTTCGTGGGCGTGGCGGCGTTCGCAGGGCTCGTCCGGGCGCTGCGGGGACGGCGGGCCGCGCATTCGCCTATCCGTTCTTAG
- a CDS encoding GGDEF domain-containing protein, with translation MAPFRIPLYVLLIVAAATVVNRRSTGPPRRGSAGRRAAPWTAALTLLVFEGARAFARTPAWADSAAAGAGIAAGALAAWSMGRLRRSHMEQALDLRTLRHRLSDLSRKEGPPSAARADVLDGADRYFDSTMALLQHAMGARTAAFFQWSAAEEHFLLRAHASDSMHMKPHAVLSKDVFPFAQLMRSREPLVTAPSREAPVSLPYYEKGEAVRSLAAAPVEGAGGSRRPGFEGVLIVDHPDVGAFVAGDRARLREWAGHLQETLALWRQVAHAEESARELKVLFEGAQRFSALLDGQGIAKELLSLAHDAAPYDAAAVCSFESGEGPYHVAAFEDGAFKEWRETKTGASWARWIFEHAEEAVSFGDLQSQDSTRERTAMPLFSLREPTRGFASFAGLPLCSAKRRFGAFVAGSFSENSFDARSLRTLTVLASHAALSMEAAAMYRRMEELAVTDGLTGLYNHRRFRAALSDEVRRAERTGAALSLLMLDLDHFKRLNDTYGHPAGDSVLRQTAALLRRTVRDIDVAARYGGEEFAVLLIDTDAADALRTAERVRAAVEAETFSHERTQLDVTVSVGAATHLAGSSGPDAALSADALLRSADRALYAAKEAGRNCTRHADALAAEARSVQP, from the coding sequence TTGGCGCCGTTCCGCATTCCCCTCTACGTGCTCCTGATCGTGGCTGCTGCAACTGTGGTCAACCGGCGGAGCACCGGCCCGCCCCGGCGTGGAAGCGCAGGCCGCAGAGCCGCGCCGTGGACTGCCGCGCTCACGCTGCTCGTGTTCGAGGGCGCGCGCGCTTTCGCCCGCACGCCGGCATGGGCGGACTCCGCCGCCGCCGGAGCGGGAATCGCCGCGGGAGCGCTTGCCGCCTGGAGCATGGGCCGCCTTCGCCGCTCCCACATGGAGCAGGCGCTCGACCTGCGCACGCTGCGGCACCGCCTGAGCGACCTTTCGCGCAAGGAGGGACCGCCCTCCGCGGCGCGCGCCGACGTGCTCGACGGCGCCGACCGCTACTTCGACAGCACCATGGCGCTCCTGCAGCATGCGATGGGAGCGCGCACGGCGGCCTTCTTCCAGTGGAGCGCCGCGGAGGAGCATTTCCTTCTGCGCGCGCACGCAAGCGACAGCATGCACATGAAGCCGCATGCCGTGCTTTCGAAGGACGTTTTTCCCTTCGCCCAGCTCATGCGCTCGCGCGAGCCGCTCGTCACGGCGCCCTCGCGCGAGGCGCCGGTCTCGCTTCCCTATTACGAAAAAGGCGAAGCGGTGCGCTCGCTCGCGGCGGCGCCCGTCGAGGGCGCGGGCGGATCCCGCCGGCCGGGGTTCGAGGGCGTGCTAATCGTCGACCATCCCGACGTCGGAGCGTTCGTGGCGGGCGACCGGGCGCGCCTCCGCGAGTGGGCCGGGCACCTGCAGGAAACCCTCGCGCTCTGGCGCCAGGTGGCGCACGCGGAAGAAAGCGCCCGCGAGCTCAAGGTGCTGTTCGAGGGCGCGCAACGCTTCTCGGCCCTTCTTGACGGCCAGGGCATCGCGAAGGAGCTCCTGTCGCTCGCGCACGACGCCGCGCCCTACGACGCGGCGGCGGTGTGCTCGTTCGAGTCCGGCGAGGGGCCTTATCATGTCGCCGCCTTCGAGGACGGCGCCTTCAAGGAGTGGCGGGAAACGAAAACCGGGGCCTCCTGGGCGCGCTGGATTTTCGAACACGCCGAGGAGGCCGTCTCGTTCGGCGACCTTCAGTCCCAGGACTCGACCCGCGAGCGAACGGCCATGCCCCTGTTCTCGCTCCGGGAGCCGACGCGGGGATTCGCGTCGTTTGCGGGCCTGCCGCTCTGCTCCGCTAAACGCCGCTTCGGCGCGTTCGTGGCGGGAAGTTTTTCCGAGAATTCTTTCGATGCGCGCTCCCTGCGGACGCTCACCGTCCTGGCTTCCCACGCCGCGCTCTCCATGGAAGCCGCCGCCATGTACCGGCGCATGGAGGAACTCGCGGTGACCGACGGCCTCACGGGTCTCTACAACCACCGCCGTTTCCGCGCGGCGCTCTCCGACGAGGTGCGGCGCGCCGAGCGCACCGGCGCCGCACTCTCGCTCCTCATGCTCGACCTCGACCACTTCAAGCGCCTCAACGACACCTACGGCCACCCCGCGGGCGACTCGGTGCTGCGGCAGACGGCCGCCCTGCTGCGGCGCACGGTGCGCGACATCGACGTCGCCGCGCGCTACGGCGGCGAAGAGTTCGCCGTGCTCCTGATCGACACCGACGCCGCCGACGCCCTCCGCACCGCCGAGCGCGTCCGCGCAGCCGTCGAGGCCGAAACGTTTTCCCACGAGCGCACGCAGCTCGACGTCACCGTGAGCGTCGGCGCCGCGACCCACCTTGCCGGCTCAAGCGGGCCCGACGCGGCCCTCTCCGCCGACGCGCTCCTGCGCTCCGCCGACCGCGCCCTCTACGCGGCGAAAGAGGCGGGGCGAAACTGCACCCGCCACGCCGACGCGCTCGCCGCGGAGGCGCGGAGTGTTCAGCCATGA
- a CDS encoding class I SAM-dependent methyltransferase — translation MLHQYGGRSEKTYKDVAVYFVRSLVDLCGLEPEERVLDAGCGAGRLAFGLTGYLGPKGRYDGFDVDAKSIHWAQRNISNKFPNFHFQVADVQNRSYNPRGGIPAAAFTFPYENETFDLVFLFSVFTHMLPADMERYMAEISRVLKKGKRAYLTYYLLNQESLRAIREKTLALNFEYAFGSYRTINKDVHEHSIAHDESLVRDLHRKYELTISEPVRRGSWFGKIDSSDYQDVVIARKK, via the coding sequence ATGCTCCACCAATACGGGGGCCGAAGCGAGAAAACGTACAAGGACGTGGCCGTGTACTTCGTCCGGAGCCTGGTCGACCTCTGCGGACTCGAGCCGGAGGAGCGGGTGCTCGACGCCGGGTGCGGCGCGGGGCGCCTGGCGTTCGGCCTGACCGGCTACCTCGGCCCGAAGGGACGCTACGACGGGTTCGACGTGGACGCAAAAAGCATCCACTGGGCACAAAGGAACATCTCGAATAAATTCCCCAATTTCCACTTCCAGGTGGCGGACGTGCAAAACCGGTCCTACAACCCCCGCGGCGGGATTCCCGCCGCCGCCTTCACGTTCCCCTACGAGAACGAGACGTTCGACCTGGTGTTCCTCTTCTCCGTGTTCACCCACATGCTCCCCGCAGACATGGAGCGCTACATGGCGGAAATCTCGCGCGTCCTGAAAAAAGGGAAACGGGCCTACCTCACTTACTACCTCCTCAACCAAGAGTCGCTGCGGGCCATCCGGGAAAAGACGCTCGCCCTGAATTTCGAGTACGCCTTCGGCTCCTACCGCACCATAAACAAGGACGTGCACGAACACTCCATCGCCCACGATGAATCCCTCGTCCGGGACCTACACCGGAAGTACGAGCTTACAATCAGCGAGCCCGTCCGCCGCGGCTCGTGGTTCGGGAAAATTGATTCTTCCGACTACCAGGACGTCGTCATCGCCCGGAAGAAATAA
- a CDS encoding zinc-binding dehydrogenase — translation MKAVVIREHGGVEKLLFEDAPRPECEPGGAVVRVKACALNHLDLWVRNGLTKRAFPFPLIPGCDVAGVVEEVGAGVDAWKPGAEVVIAPGLSCGSCAHCKAGDDNLCPSYAILGAWANGGCAEYVSVPAANLFLKPGRLSFEEAAAVPLVFLTAWQMLVTRARVRPDEDVLVHAAGSGVSSAAVQIAKLHGARVFVTAGSKEKIQKAKELGADEGVNYRTHDFTEEIMRLTDKRGVDVVVDHVGGEVFSKSLACLVKGGRIVTCGATSGYDISFNAALVFYKCVSVLGSTMGRRAHYFDILEHVEAGRLEPVVGRVLALEEVRRAHELLESREIFGKIVLRVSSP, via the coding sequence ATGAAGGCGGTCGTCATCCGGGAGCACGGGGGCGTGGAAAAACTTCTCTTTGAGGACGCGCCCAGGCCCGAGTGCGAGCCGGGGGGCGCCGTGGTCAGGGTAAAGGCCTGCGCGCTGAACCATCTCGACCTCTGGGTCCGAAACGGCCTCACGAAGCGCGCGTTCCCCTTTCCCCTGATCCCCGGGTGCGACGTGGCGGGCGTCGTGGAGGAGGTGGGCGCGGGCGTGGATGCATGGAAGCCGGGCGCGGAGGTGGTGATAGCGCCGGGCCTCTCGTGCGGCTCCTGCGCGCACTGCAAGGCCGGCGACGACAACCTCTGCCCCTCCTACGCCATCCTAGGCGCGTGGGCGAACGGCGGCTGCGCCGAATACGTCTCCGTGCCCGCCGCGAACCTCTTTCTCAAACCGGGAAGGCTCTCGTTCGAGGAGGCGGCCGCCGTGCCGCTCGTGTTCCTCACGGCGTGGCAGATGCTCGTCACGCGCGCGCGTGTGCGCCCGGATGAAGACGTCCTCGTCCATGCCGCGGGAAGCGGCGTCTCCTCGGCTGCCGTCCAGATAGCGAAGCTCCACGGCGCGCGCGTGTTCGTGACCGCGGGAAGCAAGGAAAAGATTCAGAAGGCGAAAGAGCTCGGCGCCGACGAGGGCGTCAACTACAGGACGCACGATTTCACGGAGGAGATCATGCGCCTCACCGACAAGCGCGGCGTGGACGTGGTCGTGGACCACGTCGGCGGGGAGGTTTTCTCAAAAAGCCTCGCCTGCCTGGTGAAAGGGGGCCGCATCGTCACGTGCGGCGCCACCTCGGGCTACGACATCTCCTTCAACGCCGCGCTCGTCTTCTACAAGTGCGTCTCCGTGCTCGGCTCGACGATGGGCCGGCGCGCGCACTACTTCGACATCCTCGAGCACGTCGAGGCCGGCCGCCTGGAGCCGGTCGTGGGCCGCGTCCTCGCGCTTGAGGAGGTGCGCCGGGCGCACGAGCTTCTTGAGAGCCGCGAGATTTTCGGAAAAATCGTGCTCCGGGTCTCCTCACCCTGA
- a CDS encoding zinc ribbon domain-containing protein, with translation MPIYEYRCRACDCTFERMQKFSDPPVRKCPKCGKGKVEKLISRSAIKFEGTGWYVTDYARKSARPSEASPEEGAGDAKGKKEKKEEKKKAETSSGGKKPKAKDKR, from the coding sequence ATGCCCATCTACGAATACCGGTGCCGCGCATGCGACTGCACGTTCGAGCGGATGCAGAAATTCTCTGACCCGCCCGTGCGGAAGTGCCCGAAGTGCGGCAAGGGCAAGGTGGAGAAACTCATCTCGCGCTCGGCCATCAAGTTCGAGGGCACGGGCTGGTACGTGACGGACTACGCCCGGAAATCCGCCCGTCCCTCGGAAGCGAGTCCCGAGGAAGGCGCCGGTGACGCCAAGGGCAAGAAGGAGAAGAAGGAGGAAAAGAAGAAAGCGGAAACTTCCTCAGGCGGAAAAAAGCCGAAGGCCAAGGACAAGAGATGA
- a CDS encoding (d)CMP kinase, with protein sequence MGARYVVALDGPAGVGKSTVARTLAQRLGAVYVSSGLVYRAAAWGTLHDGVSADDAEAVWAWLNKRRIELRAIGNEAHVFLDGENLTERLHTLEVSERASRLAALPEVRQALIERQREMAERHPAVVMEGRDIGSAIFPDTPYKFYLEADEAERARRRLEELRAQGAALDHPKVQEAIRSRDALDSSRSTAPLRVPEGAHTVDTTDLGVPKVVEKILKHMESMSFQAAQSSERPG encoded by the coding sequence ATGGGGGCTCGTTACGTCGTGGCGCTCGATGGGCCGGCCGGGGTCGGAAAAAGCACGGTGGCGCGGACGCTGGCGCAGCGGCTGGGCGCCGTATACGTCTCAAGCGGCCTGGTCTATCGCGCCGCGGCTTGGGGAACCCTGCACGACGGCGTTTCGGCGGACGACGCCGAGGCCGTGTGGGCGTGGCTCAACAAGCGGCGCATCGAGCTGCGGGCCATAGGGAACGAGGCGCATGTGTTCCTGGACGGGGAAAACCTGACGGAGCGGCTGCATACGCTGGAGGTGAGCGAGCGCGCCTCGCGCCTTGCGGCGCTGCCGGAAGTGCGGCAGGCGCTCATTGAGCGCCAGCGCGAGATGGCCGAGCGGCACCCGGCCGTCGTCATGGAAGGGCGCGACATCGGCTCGGCCATCTTCCCCGACACGCCGTACAAGTTCTATCTCGAGGCCGACGAAGCCGAGCGCGCCCGAAGGCGCCTCGAGGAGTTGCGCGCGCAGGGCGCCGCCCTCGACCACCCCAAGGTGCAGGAAGCGATCCGCTCACGCGACGCGCTCGACAGCAGCCGCTCGACGGCGCCGCTGCGCGTTCCCGAAGGAGCGCATACCGTTGACACGACGGACCTCGGCGTCCCGAAAGTGGTGGAAAAAATTTTGAAGCATATGGAATCGATGTCTTTTCAAGCGGCCCAGTCGTCGGAGCGGCCCGGATGA
- a CDS encoding ankyrin repeat domain-containing protein has protein sequence MKKINYSLKAGSLLLPLLFGYAAHGSDLIGAAKAGDTAGVKQLLEQGADANAKDEHGGTALMTAAFGGRTETAEALVRAGADVNAKDAHGYTALVEAAAGGHAETVDVLLEAGADASAKVENGMTARDAAERSGHTEIVEIFKQAEINSSLLRAAKTGKTDALGQLLEQGADANARDFIGQTALMWAADRGHAEAAKTLMGAGADVNAKSNYGGLTALVIAADRGHAETVKTLIEAGADLSAKQRNGWTVLMLAAHKGHAEVAKTLIEAGADVNAKTEDNRTVLTEAVGSGHTETVITLLEAGADLGARQEDGGTVLMLAAHKGHTETAKVLVEVGADVSAQDNNGFTALMKAVKGGHVEIVRLLIDAGTDVNMKNQYGATALMEAAWDGDADIANALIEAGTDVNAMQSDGWTALIIAAFSGHTETVKALLDQSTDINAKDKADGKTALRWAEDKGHTEIAELLKEAGAE, from the coding sequence ATGAAAAAAATTAACTATTCTCTCAAGGCCGGTTCGCTCTTGCTTCCGCTGCTCTTCGGGTATGCGGCACATGGATCAGACCTTATCGGCGCGGCGAAGGCCGGAGACACCGCCGGCGTGAAGCAATTGCTTGAACAAGGCGCCGACGCTAACGCGAAGGACGAACACGGCGGGACCGCCCTGATGACGGCGGCGTTCGGGGGCCGCACCGAGACGGCGGAGGCCCTGGTGCGCGCGGGCGCGGACGTGAACGCGAAGGACGCACACGGCTACACCGCCCTGGTGGAGGCGGCGGCGGGGGGCCACGCGGAGACGGTGGACGTCCTGCTCGAGGCGGGGGCGGACGCGAGCGCGAAAGTCGAGAACGGCATGACGGCCCGGGATGCCGCGGAACGTTCGGGCCACACGGAGATTGTGGAAATTTTCAAACAGGCCGAAATCAATTCGAGCTTGCTGCGCGCGGCGAAGACCGGCAAAACCGACGCCCTGGGACAACTGCTTGAACAAGGCGCGGACGCGAACGCGAGAGATTTTATCGGCCAGACCGCCCTGATGTGGGCGGCGGACAGGGGCCATGCGGAGGCGGCAAAAACCCTGATGGGGGCGGGCGCGGACGTGAACGCGAAGAGCAATTACGGCGGCCTGACCGCCTTGGTGATTGCGGCGGACAGGGGCCACGCGGAGACGGTCAAAACCCTGATTGAGGCGGGTGCAGACCTGAGCGCAAAGCAACGAAACGGTTGGACCGTTCTGATGCTTGCGGCGCACAAAGGCCACGCGGAGGTGGCAAAAACCCTGATTGAGGCGGGGGCGGACGTGAACGCGAAGACCGAAGACAACCGGACCGTCCTGACCGAAGCGGTTGGAAGCGGCCACACGGAAACGGTAATAACCCTGCTTGAGGCGGGCGCGGACCTGGGCGCAAGGCAAGAAGACGGCGGGACCGTCCTGATGCTTGCGGCGCACAAGGGCCACACCGAGACGGCGAAGGTCCTGGTCGAGGTTGGCGCGGACGTGAGCGCGCAGGACAACAACGGCTTTACCGCCTTGATGAAGGCGGTAAAAGGCGGCCACGTCGAAATCGTGCGGCTTTTGATTGACGCGGGCACGGACGTGAACATGAAGAATCAGTACGGCGCGACCGCCTTGATGGAAGCGGCCTGGGACGGCGATGCCGATATCGCAAACGCCCTGATTGAGGCGGGGACGGACGTGAACGCGATGCAAAGCGACGGCTGGACCGCCCTGATTATCGCGGCGTTTTCGGGCCACACCGAAACCGTGAAAGCTTTGCTCGACCAGAGCACGGACATAAACGCCAAGGACAAGGCAGACGGCAAGACCGCCCTGAGGTGGGCGGAGGACAAGGGCCACACGGAGATTGCGGAACTTCTCAAAGAGGCCGGGGCGGAATGA
- a CDS encoding DUF2085 domain-containing protein: protein MSSGRRRASLGAWLRIGVAAASLGVFTAGAAAPLLESAGRAGTASLCRRALSGACHQKPERAFTIAGAPMALCTRCTAIYAAIPPALLALAAAWRRPSTRRGMLAAAAALAPMAVDGFFQTLDIYDAPALRAVTGALGGAAIALVWHVLFTKPPGKDAVRELSYA, encoded by the coding sequence ATGAGCTCTGGCCGGCGCCGGGCGAGCCTTGGGGCGTGGCTTCGCATCGGCGTGGCCGCCGCCTCGCTTGGGGTGTTCACGGCGGGCGCCGCCGCACCGCTTCTCGAGTCGGCGGGACGCGCCGGCACCGCATCCCTCTGCCGCAGGGCGTTGAGCGGCGCGTGCCATCAAAAGCCCGAGCGCGCGTTTACCATCGCGGGCGCGCCGATGGCGCTCTGCACCCGCTGCACGGCCATATACGCGGCCATTCCCCCGGCCCTGCTCGCGCTGGCCGCCGCGTGGAGGCGCCCCTCGACGCGTCGCGGCATGCTCGCCGCCGCCGCGGCGCTTGCGCCGATGGCCGTGGACGGTTTTTTCCAAACACTTGATATCTACGACGCCCCGGCGCTTCGGGCCGTGACCGGCGCCCTCGGCGGCGCCGCCATCGCACTCGTCTGGCACGTGCTTTTCACGAAGCCGCCCGGGAAGGACGCCGTGCGGGAGCTCTCTTATGCGTGA
- a CDS encoding FAD-binding oxidoreductase gives MDTGYRVIERERVALAGAAYLRDESKIIIAEPQAALKIVFPGTTEELEEITAKAFETGIPVRVQGWRSGLAGGCVPRMGRDKRPEVVISMEEFLTVPDVSGFEKVTKPIETDTLGTRQITYAVNDDGSEVLLPAGVTLKERKEILARAGRMFPVQPTDQGASFGGNVKTNASGLEAAFGSTRDWVTRLGQVLASGARMDLARGARTEKPDSVALATGAGETLHLDVPTYRWRENLKNSSGIFTGPGSYPFDLFVGDEGALSICAYAGIRTLPKRTGAGEDVWTGVIFFDDPYKALDFVVEAASDYGLRNGAELVSLDGDGLGIVGIDWIGGGGLELAQRFLDKQEVKRKIPSAAKVALEVGLLMHDEKTAENVMGLMSKYDVLEDNWFDPDAVDTVRALRHSVPVQINERSCRKVGTDCAVPLDKLFEMHRYWERESARYARYRENRGIPGPHVVEIGHPFNGHMHYNALTADESDYAEARILQGDAIRFAVCSGGVPSGEHGLGAKTALVQGREIPLMQSVYGEKALFDVQKIKKQAGSADLNRGVMVPLEY, from the coding sequence ATGGACACCGGCTACAGAGTGATTGAGCGCGAACGCGTCGCACTGGCGGGCGCTGCATACTTGCGGGATGAGTCAAAGATCATAATCGCGGAGCCCCAGGCGGCTTTAAAGATCGTGTTTCCCGGGACGACCGAGGAGTTGGAGGAAATTACTGCGAAAGCGTTCGAGACCGGTATTCCCGTAAGAGTCCAGGGTTGGAGATCCGGGTTGGCGGGCGGATGCGTTCCGCGTATGGGCCGGGATAAGAGACCGGAGGTCGTCATATCAATGGAGGAGTTTCTGACGGTGCCGGACGTCAGCGGGTTTGAAAAAGTCACAAAGCCGATCGAAACGGACACCCTGGGAACCCGTCAAATCACCTACGCCGTGAACGACGACGGAAGCGAAGTGCTGCTGCCGGCGGGGGTGACCCTTAAGGAGCGAAAGGAAATATTGGCACGCGCGGGCAGGATGTTTCCCGTCCAGCCGACAGACCAGGGCGCGTCATTCGGCGGGAACGTCAAGACGAACGCAAGCGGTCTCGAAGCCGCGTTCGGCTCAACGCGCGACTGGGTGACGAGGCTCGGCCAGGTTCTGGCGTCCGGGGCCAGGATGGATCTGGCGCGCGGAGCGAGAACCGAAAAGCCCGACTCCGTGGCTTTGGCAACCGGCGCGGGAGAAACGCTGCACCTCGACGTTCCAACGTATCGCTGGCGAGAAAACCTGAAGAACTCGTCCGGCATCTTCACGGGCCCCGGCTCGTATCCGTTCGATTTGTTTGTCGGCGACGAAGGGGCGCTGTCCATTTGCGCCTACGCCGGGATAAGAACCTTGCCGAAAAGGACCGGGGCGGGAGAAGACGTTTGGACGGGCGTGATATTCTTCGACGACCCTTACAAGGCGCTGGACTTCGTCGTAGAGGCCGCTTCGGACTACGGGTTGCGGAACGGAGCCGAGCTCGTAAGCCTCGACGGCGACGGCCTCGGGATTGTCGGGATTGACTGGATAGGAGGGGGGGGCCTGGAGCTGGCTCAACGCTTCCTGGACAAACAGGAAGTCAAAAGGAAGATCCCCTCTGCGGCCAAAGTCGCTCTCGAGGTGGGCCTGTTGATGCATGACGAAAAAACCGCGGAGAACGTCATGGGGCTCATGAGCAAGTACGATGTTTTAGAGGACAATTGGTTTGATCCCGATGCGGTGGATACCGTGAGGGCTCTGCGGCATTCCGTTCCGGTTCAGATAAATGAAAGGTCCTGCAGGAAGGTCGGGACGGACTGCGCCGTGCCTCTCGACAAATTATTCGAGATGCATCGCTACTGGGAGCGCGAATCCGCGAGGTACGCCAGGTATCGCGAGAACAGGGGCATTCCCGGCCCGCACGTCGTCGAAATCGGCCATCCCTTCAATGGGCACATGCATTACAACGCCCTGACCGCCGACGAGTCGGATTACGCCGAGGCAAGGATACTTCAAGGGGACGCGATTCGTTTCGCCGTCTGCAGCGGCGGCGTGCCGAGCGGAGAACACGGTCTGGGCGCCAAAACCGCTCTGGTACAAGGACGCGAAATCCCCTTAATGCAGTCCGTGTACGGGGAAAAAGCGTTGTTCGACGTTCAGAAAATAAAGAAGCAAGCGGGCAGCGCCGATCTCAACAGAGGCGTAATGGTGCCGCTGGAATATTAA